Proteins found in one Brevibacillus brevis genomic segment:
- the pstA gene encoding phosphate ABC transporter permease PstA: MKARLMDRAATVVLTLIAVLIIGTLVGLLGFILSQGWHKLNLDFLTSPPDIVNAGGGIGPQLFNSLYLLVLTMLIALPLGIGAGIYMAEYAPDNKITQFIRMSIEVLSSLPSIVVGLFGLLVFVNMTGWGYTLFGGALALTVFNLPLLVRVTEDALRNVPRSQKEASLALGITKWRTIVSVILPAALPGIITGAILASGRVFGEAAALLFTAGMSSPNLDFTDFSMNSTTSPLNPFRPAETLAVHIWKVNSEGLTPDARDVADGAAAVLIIAVLLFNLSARWFGNWVYKKMTSGSN, encoded by the coding sequence ATGAAAGCGAGACTGATGGACCGCGCTGCTACTGTTGTTTTGACACTGATTGCCGTACTGATTATCGGTACCTTGGTGGGACTATTGGGCTTCATTCTCTCGCAAGGTTGGCATAAGCTGAATCTCGACTTTTTGACCTCTCCGCCGGATATTGTCAATGCGGGTGGCGGGATTGGACCACAGCTTTTCAACTCGTTGTACTTGCTGGTCCTGACCATGCTGATCGCGTTGCCGCTCGGGATCGGAGCAGGCATTTATATGGCTGAATATGCGCCGGATAACAAGATTACACAGTTCATCCGCATGAGTATAGAAGTATTGTCTTCTCTTCCGTCTATCGTAGTTGGTTTGTTTGGATTGCTCGTGTTCGTAAATATGACTGGCTGGGGCTATACCCTGTTTGGTGGAGCACTTGCGCTGACGGTATTTAACCTGCCGCTCTTGGTTCGTGTAACAGAGGATGCACTGCGCAACGTACCACGCAGTCAAAAGGAAGCGAGTCTCGCGCTTGGTATTACCAAATGGCGTACCATCGTGTCAGTCATCCTTCCAGCAGCACTCCCAGGTATCATTACGGGTGCCATTTTGGCATCTGGTCGTGTATTTGGGGAAGCGGCTGCCTTGCTGTTTACGGCAGGGATGTCTTCACCGAATCTGGATTTCACCGACTTCTCGATGAACAGTACAACTTCACCTCTGAATCCGTTCCGTCCTGCCGAGACCTTGGCCGTGCATATTTGGAAGGTAAACAGCGAGGGGCTGACACCGGATGCACGTGATGTCGCAGATGGCGCGGCTGCTGTTCTGATTATTGCCGTCTTGCTCTTTAACCTTTCCGCTCGTTGGTTCGGGAATTGGGTTTACAAAAAGATGACGTCAGGATCAAACTAA
- the pstB gene encoding phosphate ABC transporter ATP-binding protein PstB: MSVLTMQETIIQTNNVNVYYGEKHAVKNISMNIERNSVTAFIGPSGCGKSTLLRSLNRMNDLVPSCRVEGSIIVDGIDINNSQVNIESLRQVVGMVFQRANPFFKSIYENIAFAPRFHGMTNKRDLDELVESSLRKAALWDEVKDRLRDSALSLSGGQQQRLCIARAIAMQPTILLLDEPASALDPISTMKIEELVMQLKDEYTIVIVTHNLHQAARISEKTAFFLMGELIEMDETGKIFTSPENEKTEDYISGRFG, translated from the coding sequence ATGTCCGTACTGACCATGCAAGAAACGATCATTCAGACGAATAACGTGAATGTATACTACGGAGAGAAGCACGCCGTAAAAAATATATCAATGAATATTGAACGCAACTCCGTGACGGCCTTTATTGGCCCGTCCGGATGCGGGAAATCGACGCTTCTACGGAGCTTGAACCGGATGAATGATCTGGTTCCTTCTTGTCGAGTAGAGGGCTCCATTATTGTGGATGGTATCGACATTAACAACTCGCAAGTAAACATCGAGAGCCTGCGCCAAGTGGTAGGAATGGTTTTCCAACGAGCGAATCCATTTTTTAAATCGATTTATGAAAACATCGCATTTGCACCGCGTTTCCATGGGATGACCAATAAACGTGATTTGGACGAATTGGTTGAATCGAGCTTGCGAAAAGCAGCCCTTTGGGATGAGGTAAAAGATCGTCTTCGCGACTCAGCACTCTCCCTTTCTGGTGGACAGCAGCAAAGGCTTTGTATCGCGCGTGCAATTGCAATGCAGCCAACCATTTTGCTGTTGGACGAACCGGCTTCCGCTCTCGATCCGATCTCTACCATGAAAATCGAAGAACTGGTCATGCAGCTAAAAGATGAGTATACGATCGTAATCGTTACCCATAACCTCCATCAGGCAGCGCGAATTTCTGAGAAAACCGCCTTCTTCCTGATGGGTGAGCTGATCGAGATGGATGAGACAGGGAAAATCTTCACATCACCTGAAAACGAAAAAACCGAGGATTATATTAGCGGACGTTTTGGCTAA